Part of the Pseudoliparis swirei isolate HS2019 ecotype Mariana Trench chromosome 3, NWPU_hadal_v1, whole genome shotgun sequence genome, TAGGTTCCCCAGTAGCCAGCCTCCCTCTGCCGCCAGCTGGGAACGCCGGAGTCTTGACGACAACACAGCGGCTCCTTGCAGTCTCCGGCGCTGCCGGCTGAATACTCCTATCGGTGGAGAGgattattttttttgggggggggttagagggtAGATTGCAGTCCTGGAATTCAATATGGTCCACCATCAACTTAAATACTGCATTTAATGCACACATTGTGTGATAGATGATTAAATAATCTAGCATTTTATTATCACACAAGTAAAGAAAAGGGTTATAACCACATAGATATATACTAGATAttatttgtcgtagcagtagcagcaccaataaaccaaacacacaagaataaaaaataaaatataaaaaacagggatgaaagatatagaagcatacaaagcaaaatataaaataaaatatatatgtatatatacaacatatatgcatacacaatacacaatacgaatgacaaattaaactaaatataaaaacaccaaatatagacagtgtgcaaaatgcaaagtgtgtgtatgtgtgtcgtgtaaataaatgaaatgtgtgaagtgcagatcaacatagtgtggatatgaagttattattgtagttattgcactatgatctggcaagaggtgatctgttgtagagcctcaaagccgtcggcaggaatgttctcctgtatctgtccttgtggcagcagagcgtgaggagacgtctggagaaagtaatGTGCTTGTATACAACTGAAACCATCACTTGCTGTGTTGTGATTGGTCCATTTAAATTGATCTAATCTCTCAACGACACCCACCTTGTCCCAGTGGACGTCGGTTAGAAACAGGACCCTGCTTTGCGGCGAGCCGGGTTTGGGAAGAACGGGCGGCGTGACGGGGGGCTTTCGGACCTTCGGCAGGGTGATGTTCCACGGGGCGTACATGTCAAACTTGCCACAGGAAGGGCCCACGAGCACGCCGCACGCCTCAGTGGGCCACAGCAGGGACTGCTCCAGAGCCCGCAGGAAGTCGTCCCGGAACAACTCCGTTATCTCTCGACACACCTGCTCATCGGCCAGGTGGAGAGTGACGCAGGCCTCTCCGACGGCACGCGCCACGCGCTCTTCATTCGTGGTGCTCTAGGAGAGGAACCAACAAAAAAATAGAGGGAAAAAAGCAAAGGAAGATGAGCAAATACAATTAAATTAGATTACTCTGGAGGTTTGTAAGCCTCATATCTCAGGACCTTTTAAACACTTAAATCTGTTTTAATCTCAAATTTCCAAGCCAATAGACCACGATGTAATGCTTGAAATTATATACTTGTCACTGTGGGATGATTGCAGCATTAGATTCGAATTATTTCACTTTTAAGTTGAAGAAAAAATTATCTGCTCAGTTTAGAAGACGCGTTTAAAGTCAACCGCTGTAGCTAAAAAAAGACCATATGATCAAGATGCGTCAAGAAAGATGGGTCAAGGAAGAGATGAGATGGTCATAAGGAAGAACATTAACTCAAACTGGAATAACCCTGTATAAATTAGTCAGAAAAACAGTTAACGCTAACTTCTGACAGTTTAAAGGAGacaaaatacatgtatttctGGTGGTTGATTGTATTGAGTTATGTCTACCAGATTTAACCCTTACATTTAAATCAACAATGTATTCGAAGTCGCAGTTCAAATTGAACAATATAGCCTTTTTAAAGATGGAATTGGCAATTTAATAACCTCGAACAATATCCCATAAAAAACATCTCGGTGGTGAGAGGTAACTGTGCATCACTACATACTCCCAGCATCCTCTTTAGCAGCCTGGGTAGGAGACGTGCTCTAACTTTACCAGGAGGATGACATCCAGGATGCTGAAGATCCCTTTGCAGAAGGAGCAGCTGGCGTTACTCCAGTTAAAGCCCACACTGTGTCGCCTGAACTGCTCCAGGAACAGCAGCCtgggctgcagcagctgctgcggcGGCTGCTGGGGGGTCTGTGCGGGGTGACACGAGCCGAACAGCGGCCACATTAACACCAGGGCGCAGGCGACCAGTCCGGAGGAGGCGGGCAGCTTCATGGTCCCGACTGACGGCAGGAATCCTCCGAGGAATGCGAGTTGGCCGGTCTGCGCGAAGGGGTACAGGAGCAGCGCTTTAAAGAAGAGTACAGAAGCCGAGAAGGGTCAAGGGAGTGACACTTTAAAGAAGGGGTACAGGAGCCgagaagggtaaaaaaaaaaggacacttTAAAGAAGAGGACAGGAGCAGAGAAGGGTCAATAAGTGACAGTTTAAAGAAGAGGACAGGAGCCGAGAAGGGTCAAAAAAAGGACACTTTAAAGAAGAGGACAGGAGTCGAGAAGGGTCAATAAGTGACAGTTTAAAGAAGAGGACAGGAGCCGAGAAGGGTCACGAAAAGGACACTTTAAAGAAGAGTACAGGAGCCGAGAAGGGTCAAGGAAGTGACGCGCAGCGGGGGTCGCTTGACACTTGAAAGAAAGGGGACTCATACACTCAAATACATGTAACAAAAAGGCGTATTAACACATTATCACAAGGTCGTAAGCTAGCTACTTATTTGCCACCGTTTACCTCCAAAAAAAAAGCGCAAGCCCGGACGGTCTTCGTCGTCCTTTcccgagaagagaggagaacaaatgcagctccacctccacaaaGTCGCGCGCGCCGGGTCGACCGGTTGTTGTGATGTCTCGAGCTCTCGGGTTTGCTCTTATGAAAGACACAGGAGAGTCAGCTGACGAGTCACGTGGcacactttttgttgttgtgctgaGCGAAATTTCAACACGCTGGAGCTGGAAGATCAATTTAGTCGCTTTTGCGGAACGCGTTGAACTTTGCAGCCCGAGTTGTTATTGAGACGAGATGATTGTGTGTTCACAGCACTTTAAATCGTGCACTATGTACACAGTGCGCGTACTCTACGAAACAGTTTAACGATACATTCCCAACATGAACGCAAATTGCACCTTCTCACACATTAATGTTACGGCATCCCAACATAATGCGCCGAGATTGTATTTGCTGTGATGTGTCGTTAACTCTGATCAAGATGGAACAATGGATGCTATAACGCAATTACATGATTAATGTTATTTGAGAAATCTGCATCCTGTGATTTGAGCTTGAGGGTTCAATATATAGACATAATAAAGTTATTTGACAGTCAATTTTGAGCACAAGGTCCACAGTAAATGTACATTTGGAGCTTTCAACCCCATCTTGTGGCCTTGATAATTGATAgcatgataaaaaataaataaaagaacgaGGATTTgtcataaatataaaacatttattgcATTGGTATTCGCTGACGTGTATAAAAGCATTGTTCCTACACACATTTCTTTGGATCTGTTTCTGTCGGACTCGTCGCTGACACTGAATATAATCCACACTGGATTCAAAAGTTTGCCTATATTCCAGTGAACATGTTTCAGCCGTAATATAAGAGCACATGGGCGGAAGAACATTTATACCTCTAATTTAATTTATACAAGAACAGCAATATAAGTATTGTTTAAATTATTTCTTGAAAAGTGGTCTCTGACATTATTTACAGTGGCTTAGCAGATACATTATTGAAGTGAAGTGGTTTGATGAttataaaacaacaacgtctTAACGGGACGGGACAGATTGCTGTGCAGGCGTTCACTTGTCTTGCATCTTCTCCAGAATGGGGACGATCATGTCAAACTTGGGTCTCTTGGCGGGGTCTTCGTTCATGCACAGCCGCATCAGCTTACAGATATGAGGGGAAATCCCTGGAGGAATGGTCGGCCGGAGACCTTCGAGAGCCACCTGGGGAACAGGGGGGGGATACAAAGTTAAAACCTGTAATAAACTCTGGATATCATGAAGGGATGGAGCTGTATTTCTGAGGGGTTTACAGAAATGTGAGTGTGAGCATATATACAGACAAGCCAAAGGGGCAGCCAAATAATACCACACCCACTTTACCTTCATGCCTATCTCCATGTGTGAGAGGTCAGCAAAAGGGACCTCCCTGGTCACCAGCTcccacagcaacacagcaaagCTCCACATGTCAGCAGATCTTCTGTTGATGTCTTCAGGCCTCTTTTGCAGAGCTGCAAACAACAAGGGGCGCTCATAATCATGATAGGATAACACGGGCAACACACCAGAGGACTGACACTTAAGTGGGACTAAAGTATTACATGACTTGCATGACTCATCAAGTCTGAGAAGGCattatgagaggaggaggtaggtgGAAGGGAGGTAAACAAAGAACGGATGAAATACCTTCGGGGGCCATCCATGCTGGGGAGTAACTCCGACCAGGACACTGGAAGGAGAATTTAGCATCGGCCATGCTTATCCTGGCTGTCATGTCCTCATCAATCTGCAAAATCAAACATCTGGTCAATAAGTCACAGGATCACTTTTGTCTTCGACTTAAATatcttttttgttattatttgtggAGAGTAAAGCAAAGGGTCTCACCATGATGTGCTTACTGTTGAGGTAAAGCCGTGAAACCATCGGTTCCAAGGTGTGAAGGAAAGCCATGCCGCTGGAAATGTCCAGTGCAAACTTCACTGCTTGGCTTTGGTCAACCACCAgagctgagggagaggaagagaaaggttGAATAGATGACGTCATCCATCTACAGTAGCAATCCTCAGGCATGCTTTGgtgctgtaaaaaaaagaaaaaatgtccaCTTTGTATATAAATCCAGGTACATACTGGTGCCCTGGTGCAGGATGTTGAACAGGGATCCATAGGGCATGTAGTAGGTGATGATGATGGGGTGAGGGGATGGAGGTGACTGACAGGCCCCCAGAACAGGCAGAATGTTTGGATGAGAAAAAATCCTATGGAGACATGATAAGACACGGAGAATGCAAACatgaaaagtaattaaattaaattaaatccagTTAGTTTTTGtgtagcccagaatcacaatttggcctcagaggactttacaatccgtacacttGTAATTTATTCTTAAAACATGAAAGTCTTGCTCAGATGATTAggaatacaatttaaaatgattatactattatggctcgtattacttacttttaatggtttttattccTTACTTTTGACAGTGTGTATTACTTACCTTTAATAGTTTTTATTACTTGCTTTTAATGGTGTGTATTacatacttttaatggtttttaatacttacttttgacagtgtgtttttattccttacttttaaatggtaatttcttgaatttaaaatgcagtactttgcattgtgtgtatttatcctgtactgtttgttattgttttatgttttatgttataaGGTCTGTcaggggactacagatgcaaattagctgaagctacaatctggtgcagtgcatcaaatggtgacatttatgttttaactgtacatggtcccttttaaatagagataataattattattataaaagagTTGCTGTTGGGAGGGCAAGAAATTTCCAAAAACCAGCGTACCACGTTGGTATCACCCTTGGCCCTTTAGAGTGAAGCTGAAgctcttttattttttgcagTCCACGTCAGATTATATTTTTCCTCTGAATTTCTTTTTAGCTTTTACTCATCCCAAGTACTTTCATGTGTGCTACAATTCTTCAGAGAACTGAAGCCAACATGAAAGCACACTGCCAAGTTCTTCCAATTCCACTCATCTTTCTTgctgcttcttttttctcctaTTAAGGTTTTGTTGAGAGTTTTTTCCCTCCTGTCACTTTAAAGTTGGTCTGAAGTTGTTTGCATTGATTAAACAAGGCCAATTTATGTATTATCATTATGTTTAAATGATAATAGATGTGTTAATACACGAGAAAAGATACTTGCTTGGGAGCTGCTTCTTTAAAATGAGCAAAACAATACCGCCTTAaatatgtcaataatgattACAGACTGTGAACCCGTCTTAACATCACTATATGTATATTCTTGACATTATCTGTACATATATGGCAAAAAGCACAACTTTTGGGGTTATGAGTAATATAACATGGTGCAAAAAACATCACCATGATAAACACAattcaaagcactgtttattTTCTCTTAAATAATTCAATCCCATGTCCTAATGGATTCCATGTTTTCTGAGATAAAAGGAATTTGGTTTTCACATCGTGGAGCGGAGCACATTTCACACACTCAGACAGCTGCAAACAACTGTTTCATCACAAAACCCTCCACGGCCCGTTTCCTCAACCTTTTTGCACAATAATTCTGCACCAGATCTTAAAATCTATGTGCCGTGTGCACACACCACAATCAATACTCGTGAgagccaacaaaaaaaaacaccatcGCTGCTTTTTTATTCTTAGAAAACGGATGTGTGAATTACCTGAGTTTTGGATGCTCCTCGTTGAAGTCTCTGCTCTTCCTGGTGGTCCAGTCTCTCACCTGGAGCACCTTCACGATGATCTCATCCCCTTGCCACCGACCCTGCCATAACTGCAGACGGAGCACAGAGTTTACAACTAAGGAActgaacaaatacatttaaaaaaagactgacGCAGCAGCAAACATGGGAGTGCAACCGACCTCTCCAGATTGATTTTCATTGATCTTTGCCAGGAGCGAAAGCTGCTTGAAATCAATACCCGCCTTCTTGTTGAGGGTACCGTTACCTGAAAGAGACGAAACAGGAATAATCAAACATCTGGATTTGATGGCTTGATTCGTAGCTTTCACGAGGAGAGTTTGACTCACGAGGTCGTGTTCGCATGGTTCCCTTCCAGAAGCTTTCCTTGTAGGGTACTTTAGTCGTACTCTGACCCATTTTCTCTGCCTTCTCTacatgaaagaagaaaaaatacaaaaataaagtgctgatccttttttttattgtgccaatataattatttacttttttggGAGTGTTAAAATGACCAtaaatgacctctgaccttgaaGCAGCTGTCTCAGATGGGGCTTGGCCTTGTCCAGAGGGGTCTGTCCAtacctgttacacacacacacctgggcacTGATGGTCACCAAGTCCTACAAAAGttagaaaaaatgtaaattaaaagaCACTGGCAAAAATGTGCACTGTACTGTCAGCTTCTCCCCAGAAGAGGGCGTTTCCAGCCAACAGATTGTGCTAAaagaagagtgtgtgtctgtgtgtgtgtgtgtgtgttgtactgcACCTCTGCCACTTCATCTTGGCCCCAGAAGCAGGCGTAGTGCAGTGGTGTGTTTCCATGCTCGTTGACTGTATTGGGGTCGGCCTTGCACTGAATCAGCTGaggttcagagagagagagagagagagagaaataagcaACAGAGCCAGTTTTCTCTCTTCAGACAATATGAACTGAGCGTGAACGGTCCAGTTGTCACCGACTCGTGTGCGTTTACCTTTGCCACGATGTCTCTGTGTCCGTGGCTGGCGGCGAGGTGTAACGGAGTGTCGTCTCCGCGGTTCATCACATTAATACGAGCGCCTCGCATGATGAGCATGTCGACCACTCCGCCGCGCCCTTCCCTGCACGCCCAGTGGAGGGGGCTGAAGCCGTGGTCGTCACTAAAAACACGAGAATGGAGCATGAAGAGCGAGAGGAGGACGCATTCCTAAGAGATGAAAGATGAATCCATCTTTAAGCTGCGATCAACTCATgataattaaaagaaaattcaTTTTATATCAATTCAACTGTCTcgcatttacaaagaaagaaagaaaaggtttaAACGTGACACTTCTGACCTCTTATAGCGGGGGTGTCatactcattttcaccgtgggccacatcagcatcaaagGGTCGGTTGTCACTGTcacactgtataaactactcacgaacatattgttaaataactgtctttgcatttggttattgtttatttgagtgtagaaatattgtacataagaaaatgtatctaatattattacataaatccatttaatttgaaaccttcaaaataaaagcacaggatatttttcctacatttctttaagaaaaggtgaccgtacatctttcaagccatcaggggccacatacaaTGACGTGGAGGGCTAGTTTCGGCCcgtgggccttgtgtttgacacctgtgtcttATAGCCTCCACTTTCACTTCCACAGCCACGATGTTCTGGTATCATCTCGGGAATATAAAccagcaagggggggggggggggggggtgcaaatccatgatcatttttttaaaacattaattacactaaataaggtaagcagaataaGTTGAATACAGAAAAAGTAGGTACACATATTTCccctagattttcaaacaggtCACCTTGACCCGCAACACAACAGGAGGGTCAACCGTGATAAACGTGCTCTATAAACACTGTCGGGCTCAGAttggaatgtttttttaaatctaaaatgacaatatttggaCAAAAGCGCAGTTCTCCGAACAAACTCGGAGCATCCACCAGCTGTCACAATACGATCTGTGTGGTTTGCTCTTGGACACACAGCCACATTACCACCTAGGGGTCTTTATTTAGACCTCGGCACGTTTTCCCTTCGCGCTGCCGGGCCGCCTTCATCCATCCGACCGCCGGCCCGGTGGTAAATGTGTCCGTGCGAGACGGAATGCCTGCTAACATATGCAGAGACGCAAGACGGCGTACATGGCCGCCGTGTCGagccaccgccaccaccgccacctACGTGTTACCGGCCCCCTTCACCCGAGGGACTCCTTTACACGAGCTGACCCCCATTGGGGGCAGctgctaggggggggggggggggggcttctcacAGCTCCTCGCAAAAGCCACAAACTCTACCCTCTATTTAACAAGAGCCCTTAAGGAGGGCTTGTGTACCCTGGAAGGAAGCGGCTGCAGCACTAGCTCGCACTGAGGGGAAATAGCTCGTTAGTCACATTCTATGTCGAGTTCTGATGCGGCTCGCAGTCGGACCGGCCCTGCGGTGCTATAAAAAGTAACgagtgagaaaaaaagagaaacactcAGGGACGACAGAGCGG contains:
- the ilk gene encoding integrin-linked protein kinase, producing the protein MDDIFTQCREGNSVAVRLWLDNTENDLNLGDDHGFSPLHWACREGRGGVVDMLIMRGARINVMNRGDDTPLHLAASHGHRDIVAKLIQCKADPNTVNEHGNTPLHYACFWGQDEVAEDLVTISAQVCVCNRYGQTPLDKAKPHLRQLLQEKAEKMGQSTTKVPYKESFWKGTMRTRPRNGTLNKKAGIDFKQLSLLAKINENQSGELWQGRWQGDEIIVKVLQVRDWTTRKSRDFNEEHPKLRIFSHPNILPVLGACQSPPSPHPIIITYYMPYGSLFNILHQGTTLVVDQSQAVKFALDISSGMAFLHTLEPMVSRLYLNSKHIMIDEDMTARISMADAKFSFQCPGRSYSPAWMAPEALQKRPEDINRRSADMWSFAVLLWELVTREVPFADLSHMEIGMKVALEGLRPTIPPGISPHICKLMRLCMNEDPAKRPKFDMIVPILEKMQDK